A genome region from Vulpes lagopus strain Blue_001 chromosome 7, ASM1834538v1, whole genome shotgun sequence includes the following:
- the GADD45B gene encoding growth arrest and DNA damage-inducible protein GADD45 beta has translation MTLEELVACDNAAQKMQTVSAAVEELLVAAQRQDRLTVGVYESAKLMNVDPDSVVLCLLAIDEEEEDDIALQIHFTLIQSFCCDNDIDIVRVSGMQRLAQLLGEPAETQGTAEARDLHCLLVTNPHTDAWKSHGLVEVASYCEESRGNNQWVPYISLQER, from the exons ATGACGCTGGAAGAGCTCGTGGCGTGCGACAACGCGGCGCAGAA gaTGCAGACCGTGAGCGCCGCGGTGGAGGAGCTGCTGGTGGCCGCGCAGCGCCAGGACCGCCTCACCGTGGGGGTGTACGAGTCAGCCAAGTTGATGAATGT GGACCCTGACAGCGTGGTCCTGTGCCTGCTGGCCattgatgaggaggaggaggacgacaTCGCCCTGCAGATCCACTTCACGCTCATCCAGTCCTTCTGCTGTGACAACGACATCGACATCGTCCGGGTGTCAGGCATGCAGCGCCTGGCCCAGCTGCTGGGAGAGCCGGCGGAGACCCAGGGCACCGCCGAGGCCCGAGACCTGCACTGCCTCCTGGTCACG AACCCTCACACAGACGCCTGGAAAAGCCACGGCCTGGTGGAGGTAGCCAGTTACTGCGAAGAGAGCCGAGGGAACAACCAGTGGGTTCCCTACATCTCCCTCCAGGAGCGCTGA